One genomic region from Vibrio sp. STUT-A11 encodes:
- a CDS encoding alpha/beta fold hydrolase encodes MNKHNDTNNTNAGNDLPDVSRRNAMKMAGASAVALGVGALSGGQAMASTTLELGNSWDKTFAKSDKVEHKKVTFKNRYGITLAADLYQPKESTGKLAAIVLSGPFGAVKEQSSGLYAQTMAERGFVTLAFDPSYTGESGGEPRNVASPDINTEDFSAAVDFIGLLENVDRERIGVIGICGWGGMALNAVAIDKRVKAVVASTMYDMTRVMSKGYNDSVTLEQRTQGLEQLGQQRWKDAENGEPAYGPVSLELQGGEPQFVVEYAAYYKDPQRGFHPRAINSNASWTITTPLSFMNMPILTYIAEISPRPVLLIHGEKAHSRYFSETAYEAAAEPKELMIIPDANHTDLYDQMDVIPFDKMEGFFKEHLA; translated from the coding sequence ATGAACAAACACAACGATACCAACAACACGAACGCTGGCAACGACTTGCCAGACGTTAGTCGCCGAAATGCAATGAAAATGGCAGGAGCAAGCGCGGTTGCTTTAGGTGTTGGTGCGCTTTCAGGAGGCCAGGCCATGGCAAGCACGACATTAGAATTAGGTAATAGCTGGGATAAAACTTTCGCTAAAAGCGACAAGGTTGAGCACAAAAAAGTCACGTTCAAAAACCGTTACGGTATTACGCTTGCTGCTGATCTGTATCAGCCAAAAGAAAGCACTGGCAAATTAGCTGCGATCGTCTTGAGTGGCCCTTTTGGTGCAGTAAAAGAACAGTCATCTGGTCTGTATGCACAAACAATGGCAGAGCGTGGGTTCGTTACGCTAGCATTTGACCCGTCATACACAGGTGAGAGCGGTGGTGAGCCACGTAATGTTGCTTCTCCAGATATCAATACTGAAGATTTCAGTGCAGCAGTCGACTTTATCGGTTTGCTAGAAAATGTTGATCGCGAGCGTATTGGCGTTATCGGTATCTGTGGTTGGGGCGGCATGGCATTAAATGCAGTCGCAATTGACAAGCGCGTTAAAGCGGTTGTGGCTAGCACTATGTACGATATGACCCGAGTTATGTCTAAAGGCTATAACGATAGCGTTACTCTTGAACAACGTACTCAAGGACTAGAGCAATTGGGCCAGCAACGCTGGAAAGATGCGGAAAACGGTGAGCCAGCTTACGGCCCTGTGTCTCTTGAATTACAGGGCGGCGAGCCACAATTTGTGGTTGAATATGCGGCTTACTATAAAGATCCGCAACGTGGCTTCCACCCAAGAGCAATCAACTCCAATGCTTCATGGACCATCACGACGCCTCTGTCGTTTATGAACATGCCGATCTTGACGTATATTGCAGAAATATCGCCACGACCTGTTCTGCTTATTCATGGTGAAAAAGCACACTCACGTTACTTTAGTGAAACCGCTTATGAAGCCGCTGCAGAGCCAAAGGAATTGATGATCATTCCTGACGCAAACCATACCGATCTTTATGATCAGATGGATGTGATTCCGTTCGACAAAATGGAAGGTTTCTTTAAGGAGCATTTAGCTTAA
- a CDS encoding iron-containing alcohol dehydrogenase yields the protein MSVFKLAFPKINYSGVGAIEALVERLANEHGVVKGLLICDPMLVELGFADKLLSSSLELTLFKDVRPNPDTETVKNAYDMYVTSGAQYIIGFGGGSSIDTAKAIKILSANPGPIAAYNGVEKVEHLGAPLYAINTTAGTAAEVTSNAVITDTATHVKHVIISDKIIPEISVNDASVMLGIPKATTAATGIDALTHALESYVSVGAHKLTDYISLEAIKTIAENLPAAVDDGTDINAREMLAYGQFIAGLSFNSAGLGMVHAMAHPAGAHKDLPHGVCNAILLPIVSEFNRPYRVEKFAKVAEVLGVDTSDMTEEQASLAAIDALHALNRRVGIPAGFGELGVTEQDILTWVDDALADPCAGGNPSPMTKEQVIELYNKAL from the coding sequence ATGAGCGTATTTAAACTGGCGTTTCCTAAAATCAATTACTCTGGTGTAGGCGCGATTGAAGCCTTAGTCGAGCGTTTAGCGAATGAACACGGCGTGGTAAAAGGCTTACTTATCTGTGACCCAATGCTTGTTGAGTTGGGGTTTGCTGACAAACTGCTTTCGAGTTCGTTAGAGCTGACTTTGTTTAAAGATGTAAGACCTAACCCTGATACCGAGACGGTGAAAAATGCGTATGACATGTATGTGACTTCTGGTGCGCAATACATTATCGGTTTTGGTGGTGGCAGTTCGATTGATACGGCAAAAGCGATCAAGATCCTATCCGCAAACCCAGGACCCATCGCCGCTTATAACGGCGTTGAGAAAGTCGAGCACTTAGGGGCACCGCTTTATGCGATTAATACGACTGCGGGTACGGCTGCGGAAGTTACAAGTAATGCGGTTATTACTGACACCGCAACGCATGTAAAGCACGTTATTATCTCAGATAAAATTATTCCAGAGATTTCAGTCAATGACGCAAGCGTTATGTTGGGTATTCCGAAAGCAACGACAGCCGCAACAGGTATTGATGCATTAACTCATGCTCTTGAATCATACGTCTCTGTTGGCGCGCATAAATTGACCGACTATATCTCTCTGGAAGCGATAAAAACCATTGCGGAAAACCTTCCAGCAGCGGTAGATGATGGTACCGATATTAACGCGCGCGAAATGCTGGCTTATGGTCAGTTTATTGCTGGTCTTTCTTTCAACAGTGCGGGTTTGGGTATGGTGCACGCAATGGCTCACCCAGCAGGTGCGCATAAAGATTTGCCTCACGGCGTATGTAACGCAATCTTGTTACCTATCGTGAGTGAATTTAACCGCCCGTACCGAGTAGAAAAATTTGCCAAGGTTGCTGAAGTATTGGGCGTAGATACCTCTGACATGACAGAAGAACAGGCAAGTCTGGCCGCAATTGATGCGCTTCATGCATTGAACCGTCGAGTCGGCATTCCGGCTGGTTTTGGTGAACTGGGTGTTACTGAGCAGGATATCTTGACTTGGGTCGATGACGCATTAGCTGATCCATGTGCTGGTGGTAACCCGAGCCCGATGACAAAAGAGCAGGTAATTGAGTTGTATAACAAGGCTTTATAA
- a CDS encoding MFS transporter — protein MQKNVNRFSFVGASLSLMVTYVTSAVPIPLYGTYQLQDNVSYLELSLSSVVYFIGAVTALVLFGRLSNHWGRKTVSIISLLLAALSVVVFLNVHSATPLILGRLLQGLACGLASTALASWLVDHAPSVPSWIPPAVISCGPMTGLTFGGVGSGFLIEYAPYPRLLPFAIAFCLIACCIVLVLKSQETMKRKPGAFLSLIPSFTLPASAKKAFPLAAVTFVCTWALGGFFQAFGPAMAHEQLHSQSAVAAALVFASIMAPSSIGASLAGRMAPSKAQFAGMLSFTVFVGSILLALQYGILSAFLAASICAGIAQGLVLTGSIGTMVSGLLPHERANVFSVIYATSYIGAAVPTFISGQLSEQFSLLQIACGYGVLALFGSVVLLFSRMTSNQKQTAGETS, from the coding sequence GTGCAAAAAAACGTTAATCGATTTTCTTTTGTGGGAGCTTCACTGTCTTTGATGGTGACCTATGTAACTTCCGCAGTACCCATCCCACTTTATGGTACTTACCAGCTTCAAGACAATGTGAGTTATCTTGAGCTCTCATTAAGCTCTGTGGTCTACTTTATCGGTGCAGTAACGGCGCTGGTTTTATTTGGTCGGTTATCTAACCACTGGGGACGAAAGACCGTTTCCATTATCTCTTTATTGTTAGCCGCGCTATCCGTGGTTGTGTTTCTTAACGTGCATAGCGCGACACCACTCATTTTAGGCCGTTTATTACAAGGCCTTGCTTGTGGATTAGCGTCGACAGCGCTGGCTTCCTGGCTGGTCGATCACGCCCCCTCTGTCCCGTCTTGGATTCCTCCGGCAGTGATCAGTTGTGGACCAATGACTGGCCTTACGTTTGGTGGTGTTGGCTCAGGCTTTTTAATCGAGTACGCGCCTTACCCGCGTTTGTTACCTTTCGCTATCGCTTTTTGTCTTATTGCCTGTTGTATAGTGTTAGTACTGAAAAGTCAGGAAACGATGAAACGAAAGCCGGGGGCTTTCTTGTCACTTATACCAAGCTTCACACTGCCTGCTTCTGCTAAAAAAGCGTTTCCTCTGGCGGCGGTGACATTTGTTTGTACCTGGGCTCTGGGTGGGTTCTTTCAGGCCTTTGGTCCCGCAATGGCGCATGAACAATTGCATTCTCAGAGCGCGGTAGCGGCAGCGTTGGTTTTTGCCTCTATAATGGCACCAAGTTCTATTGGCGCTTCTCTTGCAGGGCGTATGGCGCCATCAAAAGCGCAGTTTGCAGGTATGCTTTCATTTACCGTGTTTGTGGGCAGTATCTTGTTAGCTCTGCAGTACGGAATACTCAGTGCTTTTCTAGCCGCCAGTATTTGTGCGGGTATCGCCCAGGGTCTGGTGTTGACAGGTAGTATCGGGACGATGGTTTCAGGATTATTACCACACGAACGTGCAAATGTCTTTTCCGTTATTTACGCAACATCCTATATCGGTGCCGCAGTACCGACCTTTATTTCGGGTCAGTTATCAGAGCAATTTAGTCTGTTACAGATCGCCTGTGGCTACGGCGTCTTGGCGCTATTTGGCTCAGTCGTTCTATTGTTTAGCCGTATGACAAGTAATCAAAAACAAACGGCTGGTGAAACGTCTTAA
- a CDS encoding SDR family oxidoreductase yields MTKRNALVTGGARGIGAATAKALAEDGYRVFINYVNSSAVAEQLAEEIRSKGGEAYPIQADVRDDAKIEAMFAKVEEHGSVDVLVSNANMNFTAKPFIEQSWDEFAQKLNDEMHAAYKTAQLAAKSMKEKQFGRLVFISSTLSEVPAPNFIAHGTAKGALDSFNKYLAQELGPLGITSNIVAPGLVETDATKDAPAEFKEMIRSFTPTQRVATPEDVANTVRYLASEASSHITGTYNPVCGGAYIQ; encoded by the coding sequence ATGACAAAACGTAATGCATTAGTTACAGGCGGTGCGCGTGGTATTGGCGCAGCAACGGCAAAAGCGTTGGCTGAAGATGGCTATCGTGTATTCATTAACTATGTGAACAGCTCAGCCGTTGCAGAGCAATTAGCCGAAGAGATTCGTAGCAAGGGCGGCGAGGCATACCCGATTCAAGCTGATGTGCGTGATGATGCGAAAATCGAAGCGATGTTTGCAAAAGTGGAAGAGCATGGTAGTGTTGATGTATTAGTCTCAAATGCCAACATGAACTTTACCGCTAAGCCATTTATCGAGCAGAGCTGGGATGAGTTTGCACAAAAACTGAATGATGAAATGCACGCGGCATATAAGACAGCTCAGCTAGCCGCGAAAAGTATGAAAGAAAAGCAGTTTGGTCGTTTAGTCTTTATTTCTAGCACCTTGTCAGAAGTGCCTGCACCGAACTTTATTGCTCACGGTACAGCGAAAGGCGCGCTAGATAGCTTTAATAAGTATCTGGCTCAGGAGCTTGGTCCACTGGGTATCACATCTAACATTGTGGCTCCTGGTCTGGTTGAAACTGATGCAACGAAAGATGCGCCAGCTGAATTCAAAGAGATGATCCGCTCATTTACTCCTACACAACGCGTAGCGACACCTGAAGATGTTGCCAACACAGTACGTTACCTTGCGAGTGAAGCGAGTTCTCACATTACAGGTACCTATAACCCAGTATGTGGTGGTGCGTACATTCAGTAA
- a CDS encoding MarR family transcriptional regulator — protein MNNYSHQQSLGHLTGLASRLFNRLLTMRFKQAGIDMTAEQWGVILVLKNSEPMTQSQISELLYLEKSSVSRSIDGLEKRGWLERQRSPHDSRSKIVILTEKSLGVVEQCEAIAMSVLQDAQQGIDDAELQTSKQNLSTVITSLRQLNC, from the coding sequence GTGAACAACTATAGTCATCAGCAATCACTAGGGCATTTAACCGGACTAGCGAGTCGCCTTTTTAACCGTTTATTGACGATGCGCTTTAAGCAAGCCGGCATCGATATGACTGCGGAGCAGTGGGGAGTGATTCTGGTGCTGAAAAACAGTGAACCGATGACTCAAAGTCAGATCAGCGAGCTTTTGTACCTTGAGAAATCCAGCGTCAGCCGTTCTATTGACGGGCTTGAGAAACGCGGATGGCTCGAGCGTCAGCGCTCTCCTCATGATAGTCGCAGTAAGATCGTTATTCTGACGGAGAAATCGCTTGGTGTTGTTGAACAGTGTGAAGCGATCGCGATGAGTGTTTTGCAAGATGCTCAACAGGGCATTGATGATGCGGAACTTCAAACAAGTAAACAAAATTTATCAACAGTGATTACCAGTTTAAGACAACTGAATTGCTGA